The sequence CCGCACGGAGAGGGCGGGCCGGACTCGCTCGCGCCCCAACCCCGACGAGCAATGGACGGTGAAAGGAACCTTCGTTCCAGCAGCACTCACCCGAGGAGCCAGAGCGGGCTCCCACGTCCCGACTCAGGCGGCGCGCGGCTCCACGGAGACGGGCCGCACCAGGAAGTCCCGGGCCGCGTCGAGCGCGCGCGTGTCGCTCAGCACCTGCCCCGGCATGTTGGCATGGCCGATGAGCGCCCCGCGCCAGTGCATGCCCATGTAGTCCGCGGACAGCTTCAAGCTCAGCGTCGCCGGCTCCGCGACGGAGTCGTCCTCGTCGGACGAGTGCGAGGTGACGAGCGACAGCACCTTGCCGCGCATCCGCTCGCGGAAGCGCAGCTCCGTCATGCGCAGCCACCAGGACCAGTGCTCCAGGTAGTGCTGCGCCGTGGAGGACAGGTTGTACCAGTACACCGGTGACACGATGACCAGCTCGTCCGCCGCCAGCGTGCGCTCGGCGAGCGCATACAATTCCGGCCCCGGCTTCGGGTAGCCGCCCGGTGCGTGGCGCAAGTCCTTGAAGGGCTGGCGCAGGTGCTCCTCCAATCGCAGCCACTCCGTCACCGTGCCGTCAGGAAGCGACTGCGCGGCCTGTCGCGCGAGCTGCTCGGCGTTGCCGCCCTCGCGAGCGCTGGACAGGAGGAAGAGGACGTTGCGGGCAGTCGTGCTCATGGGGACCTGCTGGGAAGAGTGGCCGCACTCTTAACAGCACCCCGTCGCGGGCGCAGGAGCCCCTTTGACACGAGCGCTCGCTCCATGGTCTGCCGCACACATGACCATGAATACACGACAGAACAGAACATCCGGAAGTCTTGGTCTCCTCGGTGTGCTCGCCCTCACCCTGGTGTGCGTGGCGTGGCCCGGCGCCACCGCACGGGCGCAGGCGTGGACGCTGAGCACCGCGCAGCGGCAGGCGTTCCTGAACTACTACGCGCCCGTCGTCTTCAAGCGTGGCAACGGCAACGACAACCGGCACGGCTACGACTGGCTGACGAACTTCGACTTCGACCAGGACGGGGACTTCTCCAACAACAAGCTACACTGGAAGACCATCAACCAGTATGTCGACGCGGCGCGCGCAGGGACGGGCGCGTACAGCAACTGGCGCATCCGCCCCACCCTCTACACGTCGCTCATCGAGTTCATGGACGGCGGCGCCAAGCACCTCGTCCTCACGTACCACCTGTACCATGCGCTGGATAAGAACGCGGCCGGCGACTGGCAGCTCCACGACTGGGAGCGCGTGGAGGTGTTCGTGAAGAACGTGGTGGGCGCGCCGGGCAGCGGCGAGTCCGTCGCCTTCGCGGTGGTGACGCAGCACAAGCGCAACGTCATCCGCGCGCAGGGCAGCGCGGAGCTCAACTTCATGCAGACGGCCACGGGCAAGCACCTGCTCATCTGGCAGGCCGAGTGGTCCGACAAGCTGCTGGCCCCGCACGGACAGGAATTGCGCTTCGTCGGAGACACGTACGCGTGGATTGCCACGCAGATGGCCAGCACCACCGCGAAGGCGCAGGTGGATGTGAACAACGACGACGGCCGGAAGAACCTGCACTACGTCTTCGTGCCGCAGGGCTCGTCCTCGGCCGTGTCTGCCTTCAACGCGCGAGGGATTACCTACGCGACGGCGGACTCGCTCGCAAGCCGCGCCGACAACGGCGACAGCGTGACGTGGCCCAACGTGAAGCGCGTCACGTACGAGCTGCAGGACATCGCGGACATCCTCCCCACGCATTGGCAGTACGGCGGCTATGCGACGCACTGGCTCAACACCACCCCGGTGGTGGACGTGTGGATGGAGAGCCCCATCTTCAACGAGTCCGGCGTGTCGGAAGTCAGCAGCGGCATGAATCGCTTCTTCGCGAAGACGCGCGACATCGAGAACGAAGATGACCGCGAGGGCTACCCCGCGAAGAGCTGGTTCTTCGGCACCTACGAGCTGAACGCCAACGCCTCGGACACGGGTGGCGGCGGCTCCGGCGCCTTCAAGGACAACTCCTGGGCCAGCACGGTGGTGGACTCGCGCGGCCAGACGCGCGCGAGCGCCAGCGGCTACAGCACGTCACCCAACTCCTTCTGGTGGCAGCATGACTACTTCGTCCACGCCGGCACCGTCGACTCAACGGACGGCGTGGAGGCCGGCTTCTGGCTGGCGGGGCCGTGGTACCTGCCGGCGTACGGCGGCTTCGACGGACGCTGGGTGCAGCTCTTCGACGACAGGCCCGGCCAGGAGCCCTGACCCGGCGCGCGGCGTCGACGAGTGCTGGGTGAGGCTCGTCGACAGTGCAGGCCCGGCCAGGAGCCCTGACTCAGCGCGCGCCGCAGAAGTGCGCGACGGCGCGTGCCAGCGCGGCCTCGCAGCGCACCAGGTCTTCCATGGGGACGTACTCCCCCGTCTGGTGCGCCACCTTGATGTCGCCGGG comes from Pyxidicoccus parkwaysis and encodes:
- a CDS encoding flavodoxin family protein — translated: MSTTARNVLFLLSSAREGGNAEQLARQAAQSLPDGTVTEWLRLEEHLRQPFKDLRHAPGGYPKPGPELYALAERTLAADELVIVSPVYWYNLSSTAQHYLEHWSWWLRMTELRFRERMRGKVLSLVTSHSSDEDDSVAEPATLSLKLSADYMGMHWRGALIGHANMPGQVLSDTRALDAARDFLVRPVSVEPRAA